CCTTTCACTGTCCCCCAGCCAGTGATGTGGAGGTCTGGGCCAAGGATTCGGTGGGCGTCGTGCTGAGCGAGCAACTCTCCGCCGATGCCATGGCCATGCAGCAAGATGAGGCGTTGCCTTCGCCTGAATGGTTGCCCCAGGTCCCGAGCCGAGCGGTGGGGGTCAAGGGGAATGCCAGTTCGGTGTGCCTGCTGCCTCGCTGAAGGTCGTCCCACGGGAGTCAGCTGCAGCGGCGCCAGGCTCCGGCACCGGCCTTGTTTGCAGTGCCGCTTACCGGGAGCACGACACGGGAGCCTGGCATCCGGAATGCCCTGCTCGGGTGGACGCCGTGATCCAGGGCTTGGAGCGCGCCGGACTGCTGGCCCGGTGTCAGCTGATCTCTCCGCGCCCGGCCACGGACCGGGAGCTGCTGCGCTGCCACACCCCGCAGTATCTGCAGCGGGTTCAAGAAGACATCCTGGCGGGCCGCGACCAACTCTCCACCGGCGACACGGCCATCAGCACCCACTCCGAGCGCACCGCCCGACTGGCCGCCGGCGGTGTGCTGGCGGCGGTGGAGTCCGTCATGGAGGGGAGAGTGCGCCAGGCCTTTGCGGTCGTCAGGCCTCCGGGGCACCACGCCAGCGCCACCCGTGGCATGGGTTTCTGCCTTTACAACAACGTTGCCATTGCCGCCCGCCATCTCCAGGCGGTGTATGGGCTGGCGCGGATCCTCATCGTCGACTGGGATGTGCACCATGGCAACGGCACCCAGGACATCTTCTGGCGTGATCCCTCGGTGCTGTTCTTCAGCAGCCATCAGCACCCGTTTTACCCGGGCTCTGGCACCCGGCGGGAGCAAGGCGAGGGGCCCGGCGTGGGCTTTACCTGCAACTGCCCCCTGCCGGCCGGCACGACGGGGCACCAGCTGCTGGCGGCCTGGCGCCAGCAGCTGGTGCCCCTGGCCGAGGCCTTCTCGCCGGAGTTCGTGCTGATCTCGGCGGGCTTCGACTCCAGGGGCGGCGATCCCCTGGGGGATTTCCAGCTGGAAGATGGCGATTTCGTCGCCCTGACCCAGCTGATGCTCGACATCGCCGCGACGTCGGCGCAAGGGCGGCTGGTGTCCGTCCTGGAGGGCGGCTATGCGCTTGAGGGTCTGGCGTCGGCCAGCGCTGCCCACGTGGCCACGCTGCTGGGGTTGGGAGCTACGGCCCCAGACGCCACCAGAGCCAGCCCTCACGGTTGATCAGCAGGCCGATCACCACCATGGCCAGCATCAGCACGACCTGATCGATCCGGGCGTCGGGCACCAGAATGTCGGCCGCCAGATGGGGGATGTTGGTCAGGGTGTACACGACGCTGAGCCAGAAGTGACCGAGGCGCCAGCGGCGCCAGCGGCCGGGGTGCGATGGATCGCTGGTGGCGTAGGCGATCAGCACCAGCGCCGCCAGAGGCAGCAGGAAGTAGCCCAGCATGGCACCGAACAGCAACGGCAGCCGGGCGACCGGCACCTGGCTGTCGATCTCCGGCGAGATTCCGTGGAACAGGGGCATC
Above is a window of Cyanobium sp. AMD-g DNA encoding:
- a CDS encoding DUF1830 domain-containing protein, giving the protein MDVKDGMEAAMNALLCSYRNCSERMRIIRCCGPDDFFLERVVFPFEVLTFHCPPASDVEVWAKDSVGVVLSEQLSADAMAMQQDEALPSPEWLPQVPSRAVGVKGNASSVCLLPR
- a CDS encoding histone deacetylase; this encodes MDAVIQGLERAGLLARCQLISPRPATDRELLRCHTPQYLQRVQEDILAGRDQLSTGDTAISTHSERTARLAAGGVLAAVESVMEGRVRQAFAVVRPPGHHASATRGMGFCLYNNVAIAARHLQAVYGLARILIVDWDVHHGNGTQDIFWRDPSVLFFSSHQHPFYPGSGTRREQGEGPGVGFTCNCPLPAGTTGHQLLAAWRQQLVPLAEAFSPEFVLISAGFDSRGGDPLGDFQLEDGDFVALTQLMLDIAATSAQGRLVSVLEGGYALEGLASASAAHVATLLGLGATAPDATRASPHG